A single region of the Sorghum bicolor cultivar BTx623 chromosome 9, Sorghum_bicolor_NCBIv3, whole genome shotgun sequence genome encodes:
- the LOC8061110 gene encoding putative disease resistance protein RGA3, protein MLVVTVRRCWSYSPSCLGVAPWPRRALAGLAVAPGPLFAGLRRSSPNDEVARYSLPPLRGCAAKPVCRSPPPCCHAEDLLRDPHHHRPGAAPPAAAAIGRLYTLYQLSTTQPYALLIVSALATLCPQFCFLLRSPSLKIDLMEAAEATAVEGAILWQAQTILDSLRPTGELDAWLHGVGLAGGIGELKSEVERMETVVNGVKGRAVGNKPLARSLARVKELMYDADDVVDELDYCRLQQQVEGVMVAPSTEPEGMVVGDGAEQADASTNTVVMLAPAIEPEGMVGDGAEHADPSASTADISANNGRKNRSKERDYFHITPAVNGQPGRAKCIDCGTQVIFSHGTSVLRKHRNSASCKKKRAAIEEVPNCPSANLNCANKFGITNLRSFSSCSAGDSIQNGATISTYDLEGRKRMRIEYSVSTTTHLWGKADFFIRIQEIALELRSIRGDVIEYLKDSVARSDQYQSNTTSDARVRTSGSLLGRVYGRYIEKQRIMSVIEAMSDNITVLAIAGIVGVGKTTLAKLVYNDRFVKKQFERIWVWVSNIFDEVRVTREILDVVTMASHEGSCKKESYEGVSNYSKLLEVLKKHMPCLSKKFLLVLDDVCDCMDHSQWDDLLDALGSSCINGNVIIVTSRNLSVAKRLGTVKPVEVRALENDDFLQFFRACAFGDNNYKEHLDTSQQICEKLEGNPLAAKSAVEMLREHPTLDHWKNIIKNGIWESMQLRGGIVTVLTNIYYHLPYHLQQCFLVCSIFPNDHQFHIDGLISMWTSSGFVKSIEVGRDYLNALVNLCFFEQVGTEDDSEDDSEQCYVMCGMMHEFARLISRTEFATIDGFECKVLPTVRHLSIQIETNLEYHIDECEILIHNVKFEEKLQSIASSLRRLRTVILIGDDSLFVLKSFHTFISNLVNCTHLRYLKLGKKLINEYLPISLSKLYHLEILDAGCRAIVNDLISMRHLVLTKGACSPSSIARYASLQTIHIEDCKGWEVLTSLESLSSLTKLKLRNMVEVTELLIPSLEELVLTDMPKLYRCFINSVEDLNSSLRILKITSCQVLMSFPLFERCENFEIEQKSWLPNVSELTVYGCPHLVVSNPVPPSSNFCKFFIANILTLPTMEGSSNGEMKIARHLVLSRFKELSLDDKFLSFHNLKTITQLQIVGGIMSVLSMSPKGLMQLVSLKRLEIYNCATIFSSDVPSPQAHEDMAATVFDALPSLECLKIMYCGITGEWLSVMLQHVRALEELRLDDCKKIPGLMIDGEDNSFSNLTLAPRASSNGNPDSASKRSCSELLRIPSNLFPSLKKMSIKYCELIKFQRNKEGFSEFTSLEELNIYGCHELIPSSVHGDEIDEQENGRWLLPCSLSVLDIRGVSLGTLQPCFPGDLTRLTVLEVSGINALKSLQLHSCTALEKLTIRYCESLDALEGFQSLCSLRVMSCALVWKAFGSTTRLFLPRHSASTSPLSNAYNSITDIQIST, encoded by the exons CTTTACACGCTTTACCAGCTTTCCACCACCCAGCCGTATGCTCTTCTGATCGTTTCTGCTTTGGCTACGCTCTGCCCTCAGTTCTGCTTCCTCCTCCGTTCACCATCGCTCAAAATCGATCTGATGGAGGCAGCAGAGGCAACCGCTGTGGAGGGCGCGATTCTATGGCAGGCGCAAACCATCCTTGATTCGCTTCGACCCACCGGCGAGCTCGACGCTTGGCTTCATGGAGTCGGCCTCGCTGGTGGCATCGGGGAACTCAAGTCCGAGGTCGAGAGGATGGAGACGGTGGTTAATGGTGTGAAGGGGAGGGCGGTAGGGAACAAGCCGCTTGCCCGCTCGCTCGCTCGTGTGAAGGAGCTCATGTATGATGCCGACGACGTGGTGGATGAGCTCGACTATTGCAGGCTCCAGCAACAGGTCGAAGGAG TTATGGTTGCTCCTTCTACTGAGCCGGAAGGCATGGTTGTTGGAGATGGAGCAGAGCAAGCAGATGCATCGACCAATACTGTTG TGATGCTTGCTCCTGCTATTGAACCGGAAGGCATGGTTGGAGATGGAGCAGAGCATGCTGATCCATCCGCTAGTACTGCTGATATATCGGCCAACAACGGGCGCAAAAATCGATCCAAGGAGCGGGACTATTTTCACATTACACCAGCGGTAAATGGACAACCTGGGAGAGCGAAGTGCATTGATTGTGGCACACAGGTTATTTTTAGTCACGGCACATCAGTTTTGCGCAAGCATCGTAACAGTGCTAGTTGCAAGAAAAAACGTGCAGCGATTGAAGAGGTGCCGAACTGTCCAAG TGCAAATCTGAATTGTGCTAATAAATTTGGGATAACCAACCTGCGATCCTTTTCCTCTTGTAGTGCCGGCGATAGTATACAAAATGGTGCCACAATTTCAACTTATGATTTAGAGGGCAGAAAAAGAATGAGAATTGAGTACAGTGTATCTACTACCACACACCTCTGGGGCAAGGCCGATTTTTTTATAAGGATCCAGGAAATAGCTCTTGAGTTACGGAGCATCCGAGGCGATGTGATTGAGTATCTTAAGGACTCTGTTGCAAGGTCTGATCAGTACCAGAGTAATACCACCTCAGATGCACGAGTAAGAACATCAGGCTCTCTTCTTGGAAGAGTCTATGGAAGGTATATTGAGAAACAACGCATCATGAGTGTTATAGAAGCTATGTCAGACAACATAACAGTACTAGCTATTGCGGGCATTGTAGGAGTTGGGAAGACGACTTTAGCTAAACTGGTATACAATGACCGGTTTGTTAAAAAACAGTTTGAGCGAATATGGGTTTGGGTGTCCAACATCTTTGACGAAGTAAGAGTGACAAGGGAGATCTTAGATGTTGTTACTATGGCCAGCCATGAAGGATCTTGCAAAAAAGAAAGCTATGAAGGAGTCAGCAACTACTCGAAGCTTCTAGAGGTCTTAAAGAAACATATGCCATGTCTGTCCAAAAAGTTTCTACTTGTTCTAGATGATGTCTGTGACTGCATGGATCATTCCCAATGGGACGATCTCTTGGATGCATTGGGATCAAGTTGCATAAACGGTAATGTGATTATTGTGACAAGTAGAAATTTATCCGTTGCAAAAAGGCTAGGTACAGTCAAACCAGTTGAAGTAAGAGCTCTTGAAAATGATGATTTTTTGCAGTTCTTTAGAGCTTGTGCATTTGGTGATAACAATTACAAAGAGCATCTAGACACCAGCCAACAAATATGTGAAAAGTTAGAGGGAAACCCATTAGCAGCGAAAAGTGCCGTGGAAATGTTAAGAGAGCATCCTACTCTTGACCATTGGAAAAACATCATTAAGAATGGTATTTGGGAATCTATGCAACTCCGTGGAGGCATTGTGACTGTATTGACGAATATCTATTACCATCTGCCCTACCATTTACAACAGTGTTTCTTGGTGTGTTCTATATTCCCTAATGATCATCAGTTTCATATTGATGGTTTGATCTCCATGTGGACATCTTCTGGATTTGTGAAATCTATTGAGGTAGGACGGGATTATCTCAATGCTTTGGTCAACTTATGTTTCTTTGAGCAGGTTGGAACAGAAGATGACTCAGAAGATGACTCAGAACAATGCTATGTTATGTGTGGTATGATGCATGAATTTGCGAGACTGATTTCAAGGACCGAGTTTGCAACTATAGATGGTTTCGAGTGCAAAGTGTTGCCAACCGTGCGCCATTTGTCAATTCAAATTGAAACTAATTTGGAGTACCATATAGATGAATGTGAGATCCTAATTCATAATGTGAAGTTTGAAGAAAAATTGCAAAGTATAGCTTCTTCATTGAGGAGATTGAGGACGGTGATCTTAATTGGGGACGATTCTTTATTCGTCCTGAAGTCCTTCCATACCTTTATTTCCAATTTGGTAAATTGTACCCATCTTCGCTACTTAAAACTTGGGAAGAAACTCATCAATGAATATTTGCCTATATCTCTAAGCAAGCTTTACCACCTTGAAATATTAGATGCTGGGTGCCGAGCAATTGTAAATGATCTCATAAGCATGAGGCATCTTGTTCTAACAAAGGGAGCATGCAGCCCTTCCTCCATAGCTAGGTATGCTAGCTTGCAGACGATCCATATTGAGGATTGTAAAGGATGGGAAGTACTCACATCTCTAGAAAGTCTGTCGTCTCTTACAAAGTTGAAGTTAAGGAATATGGTGGAAGTAACAGAGTTGTTAATACCTTCGTTAGAGGAGCTGGTGTTGACTGATATGCCAAAGTTGTATAGATGTTTCATCAATTCAGTGGAGGACTTGAACTCAAGTTTGAGGATCCTGAAGATCACAAGTTGCCAGGTACTTATGTCCTTTCCCCTCTTTGAGAGGTGTGAAAATTTTGAAATCGAGCAAAAGTCATGGTTGCCCAATGTTAGCGAGCTAACCGTCTATGGGTGTCCTCATTTAGTGGTATCAAATCCTGTACCACCATCAAGTAActtttgtaaatttttcatcGCAAATATTTTAACACTTCCAACCATGGAAGGATCATCAAACGGAGAAATGAAAATTGCAAGGCATCTTGTTCTCTCGAGATTCAAGGAGTTGTCACTGGACGACAAATTTTTGTCATTCCACAACCTGAAGACCATAACTCAATTGCAAATAGTGGGAGGCATAATGAGTGTATTGTCTATGTCACCCAAAGGTCTCATGCAACTTGTCAGCTTGAAGAGGTTGGAAATATACAACTGCGCAACAATTTTCTCTTCGGATGTTCCGTCACCGCAAGCCCATGAAGACATGGCAGCCACAGTTTTTGATGCCCTCCCATCTCTCGAGTGTCTCAAGATTATGTATTGTGGAATAACCGGAGAGTGGTTATCTGTGATGCTGCAACATGTGCGAGCCCTAGAGGAATTGCGTCTAGATGATTGTAAGAAGATACCAGGGCTAATGATAGATGGGGAAGATAATAGTTTTTCAAATCTCACCTTGGCTCCACGTGCTTCGTCAAACGGAAATCCAGATTCTGCATCAAAAAGGTCATGTTCTGAACTCCTGCGCATTCCATCTAATCTCTTTCCCTCTCTCAAGAAGATGTCTATTAAATATTGTGAGCTAATAAAGTTCCAACGAAACAAAGAAGGCTTCTCTGAATTCACCTCTCTTGAGGAGTTAAATATTTATGGATGCCACGAGCTGATACCGTCTTCGGTACATGGAGACGAAATTGATGAGCAGGAAAACGGAAGATGGCTTCTCCCGTGTTCACTTAGCGTATTGGATATCAGAGGCGTTTCCCTGGGAACGCTGCAGCCCTGCTTTCCGGGAGATCTGACCCGCCTCACGGTACTAGAAGTGTCAGGAATCAATGCATTGAAGTCTCTACAGCTGCATTCCTGCACAGCACTGGAAAAGCTGACAATTAGATATTGCGAATCGCTGGACGCACTAGAGGGCTTCCAATCCCTCTGCAGTCTCAG GGTTATGAGCTGTGCCCTCGTTTGGAAAGCCTTCGGATCGACGACCCGTCTCTTCTTACCACGCCATTCTGCAAGCACCTCACCTCTCTCCAATGCCTACAACTCGATCACAGATATACAAATATCGACGTGA
- the LOC110430491 gene encoding uncharacterized protein LOC110430491 encodes MAGKRTSTTRPRAEPSRRGRPRRAVRSTYAAVEGEGSEGGQPENEQPETRQEPPPAAGPTQPTATQELQQLQTQLQNLQQERDRIAAAYAASQEAAVAATQAAEIRQQLSLLQAEILSMQPPPQPTIQPAVLTSAGPTLDVQPANYGGMLRGTLDLRSPLSEGLQTSPWPKTYKPITLPKFSGKADPRQFLMSFEAVVASAGGNETVMAKSFVIAAEGDALAWYSMLRPGSIYSWENLRDKILANFQGFAVESLTSTDLFQCRQNQGEALREYFQRFVQTKARAPGVPEEVAIEAAIKGLRIGPFAAHLAREKPASMHELYHEFEKYCRSDNDYRKRLEDQNSQKRQSNDRNSQKKNLSQDERRPQREAGGQMMNIEQPKNDSIASSMERRRVTPPEIAQMQKKLRRGSRAGQLRNLRYQLLNLGK; translated from the exons atggctggaaagagaaCAAGCACCACAAGACCTCGGGCAGAGCCCTCCAGGAGAGGAAGGCCGAGGAGGGCCGTGCGGAGCACGTACGCGGCCGTGGAGGGAGAAGGTTCTGAGGGCGGGCAGCCAGAGAACGAGCAGCCGGAAACACGCCAGGAACCTCCTCCCGCCGCGGGCCCGACGCAACCCACGGCCACgcaagagctccagcagctgcaaACGCAGTTGCAGAACCTTCAGCAAGAGCGAGACCGGATCGCTGCTGCCTACGCCGCCAGCCAAGAAGCAGCGGTGGCCGCGACGCAAGCGGCCgagatcaggcagcagctttcaCTTCTGCAGGCAGAAATCCTCAGCATGCAACCTCCACCTCAGCCGACGATCCAGCCCGCTGTTCTGACCAGCGCCGGCCCGACATTAGATGTGCAACCGGCAAACTACGGTGGCATGCTGCGGGGCACGTTGGACCTTCGTTCCCCCTTGTCCGAAGGATTGCAGACCTCGCCTTGGCCAAAAACCTACAAACCTATCACGCTCCCTAAATTCAGCGGAAAGGCAGACCCGCGCcaattcctgatgagtttcgagGCAGTCGTGGCCTCAGCTGGAGGGAATGAAACTGTGATGGCAAAATCCTTCGTGATCGCAGCCGAGGGAGATGCCTTGGCGTGGTACTCGATGCTCAGACCCGGGTCAatctattcatgggagaaccttcgaGACAAGATTTTAGCGAATTTCCAAGGATTCGCGGTTGAATCACTAACCTCCACGGACCTGTTCCAGTGTCGTCAGAATCAGGGAGAGGCACTGCGGGAGTACTTCCAAAGGTTCGTGCAGACTAAGGCGAGAGCACCCGGTGTGCCGGAGGAGGTTGCCATTGAAGCGGCCATCAAGGGTCTTCGCATAGGGCCCTTCGCGGCTCATTTGGCCAGAGAAAAGCCAGCATCCATGCACGAGCTGTACCACGAGTTTGAGAAGTATTGCAGGTCAGACAACGACTACCGCAAAAGGTTGGAAGACCAAAACTCTCAGAAGAGGCAGAGCAATGATAGaaattcacagaagaagaacctcagccaggatGAACGCCGGCCACAGCGAGAGGCTGGTGGACAGATGATGAATATCGAGCAACCGAAAAATGACAG TATTGCTTCTTCCATGGAgaggagaagggtcactccaccagagATTGCCCAGATGCAAAAGAAACTCAGGAGAGGATCAAGAGCAGGTCAGCTCCGCAACCTCCGATACCAGTTGCTCAACCTCGGGAAGTAA
- the LOC110430493 gene encoding uncharacterized abhydrolase domain-containing protein DDB_G0269086-like has product MLEVAAAQDLEETLSDVEASVGDLISAKEFEEMAAITFEFGESTVRTEDIADMVEARFFKDGRAKAPPAGQTVPAPEEGYVVVFRDFFTCGLRMPPYHFLREVMESFNVELQHFSPNGILTLSKFSWACESYGAMPHIDTFCSYFELQRQPKKVKDAEGVECIAQFGSCAFMPRRTMPGPRYEISYCQKGKWEKDWMRAWFYVKTPAASRTLDDGSVDKVYPYASLMKELKPISKVDPSKPVSEEQLEARLACDKAFALACRYSGGRDLVEEMVAADYWPLGRRTDEFTIEMVQVPVFGPPEGLPFPRFGAGLPEDETKESFLDRVEVSARRIVGKISEKEYLQRKSALGTMPRFNRVFEELGVEYEDYVVPPEVLLGLEKKKDSSKAVAAAEAKKRKGCGAVKQLAKKRKAEVVLETPLESSSARSSAAESNSVASVPAEVAPAGGVPEVEASRAVSSVRAPFASLLGEESSDAEAPEAGPAREANLAVAESPAREDLAGGGSSPKEGQEESSDEAESVSVRRIKRAEDLPRPAGDEDVFAGLATAEELAKGASVAQEGLAVPPRREPAPSALASRPSPADVLGPGASDPSITGWTDALREVHSLVGDRFRQKLRGMDFDTLLRVQYEHHSLGHHMAAALEERCSREVICRDEAIGALKKENETLEAEKARLSDEVKELSSVRREIDSLRKERDAYKTGSEVLKKEKEDAEASAAVLRTSVAEAEVARDLAMQRVEKAEDIAERLRKELDAERLSAAELQTRMQKAEAEAAAIVELYADSLAKFGGSTSAPPPSGDVGACLAWMKSHIRMLPEFVGGAVDFGALAAVRR; this is encoded by the exons atgcttgaggtgGCAGCAGCTCAAGACCTGGAGGAGACGTTGTCcgacgtcgaagcttctgttggTGATCTGATCAGCGCGAAGgagtttgaggagatggctgCAATTACCTTTGAGTTTGGGGAGTCAACAGTGAGGACGGAAGATATCGCTGACATGGTTGAAGCGCGGTTTTTCAAGGATGGCCGCGCGAAGGCTCCTCCTGCGGGTCAGACGGTGCCTGCGCCTGAAGAAGGTTATGTTGTTGTATTCAGGGACTTTTTTACCTGCGGACTTCGGATGCCTCCGTATCATTTCCTTCGCGAGGTGATGGAGAGCTTCAACGTCGAGCTACAGCATTTCAGCCCCAATGGGATACTGACTCTTAGCAAGTTTTCATGGGCGTGTGAATCCTACGGAGCCATGCCCCACATTGACACTTTTTGCTCATATTTCGAACTTCAGCGCCAgcctaagaaggtgaaggatgccgaaggtgttgagtgcattgcgcagtttggaagctgcgcgttcatgccgcgccgcacaatgcctgggccaaggtacgagatctcctactgccaaaagggcaagtgggagaaggattggatgagagCCTGGTTCTACGTGAAGACCCCCGCTGCGTCGAGGACTTTGGATGACGGTAGCGTTGATAAGGTGTATCCTTACGCATCGTTGATGAAGGAGCTGAAGCCTATTTCGAAGGTTGATCCTTCGAAGCCAGTGTCGGAGGAACAGCTTGAGGCGCGGTTGGCCTGCGACAAGGCCTTTGCGCTGGCTTGCCGATACTCCGGAGGTCGGGATCTGGTCGAGGAGATGGTTGCAGCCGACTACTGGCCCCTTGGCCGCAGGACTGACGAGTTCACCATTGAAATGGTGCAAGTACCGGTCTTTGGTCCTCCGGAGGGGTTGCCGTTTCCTCGATTTGGCGCGGGTTTGCCGGAGGATGAGACGAAGGAATCTTTCCTTGACCGCGTGGAGGTTTCTGCCCGAAGGATCGTTGGAAAGATCTCGGAGAAGGAATACCTCCAGCGGAAGTCCGCACTTGGGACTATGCCGCGTTTCAATCGCGTTTTTGAGGAGTTGGGGGTCGAGTATGAGGATTACGTCGTTCCTCCGGAGGTTCTGCTTGGcttggagaagaagaaagatTCATCCAAGGCCGTTGCCGCGGCGGAGGCTAAGAAAAGAAAGGGTTGTGGCGCTGTTAAGCAGCTTGCgaagaagcgcaaggcggagGTTGTGCTGGAGACTCCTTTGGAGTCTTCCTCCGCCCGCTCTTCTGCTGCCGAGTCTAACTCGGTGGCTTCTGTTCCTGCGGAGGTTGCTCCTGCTGGTGGAGTTCCTGAGGTTGAAGCCTCACGCGCGGTCTCTTCTGTACGCGCGCCTTTCGCGTCACTTCTTGGGGAGGAGTCTtccgacgcggaggcccctgagGCGGGTCCTGCGCGGGAGGCAAATCTTGCGGTGGCTGAGAGTCCTGCGCGGGAGGATTTGGCTGGAGGAGGGTCTTCGCCGAAGGAAGGGCAAGAGGAATCCAGTGATGAGGCAGAGTCTGTCTCTGTTCGGAGGATTAAGAGGGCGGAGGATCTCCCGCGTCCGGCTGGAGATG AGGATGTTTTTGCTGGGTTGGCTACTGCGGAGGAATTGGCCAAAGGCGCCAGCGTTGCGCAGGAAGGACTTGCTGTTCCTCCGCGGCGTGAGCCTGCGCCTTCTGCGTTGGCAAGTAGGCCTTCGCCTGCTGATGTTCTTGGTCCCG GTGCTTCTGATCCTTCGATAACAGGTTGGACTGATGCCTTGCGCGAGGTTCATTCCTTGGTCGGAG ATCGTTTTCGTCAGAAGCTCCGCGGCATGGACTTTGACACGCTCCTTCGCGTGCAGTAtgagcaccatagcctt GGTCATCACATGGCTGCCGCCTTGGAGGAGCGTTgctcccgggaggttatctgccGTGATGAGGCGATTGGTGCTCTGAAGAAGGAGAACGAGACCTTGGAAGCTGAGAAGGCTCGCCTGTCGGACGAGGTTAAGGAGCTTTCCTCCGTCAGGAGGGAGATTGATTCCCTGAGAAAGGAGAGGGATGCCTACAAAACTGGGTCGGAGGTTCTGAAGAAGGAAAAAGAAGATGCTGAAGCTTCAGCAGCTGTCCTTCGCACGAGTGTCGCTGAGGCGGAGGTGGCTAGGGATTTGGCCATGCAGCgagtggagaaggcggaggacattgctgaacgCCTTCGCAAGGAGCTTGATGCTGAGCGGTTGTCTGCGGCTGAGTTGCAGACGCGCATGCAGAAGGCGGAAGCGGAGGCTGCAGCTATTGTTGAGCTCTATGCTGATTCGCTTGCGAAGTTTGGGGGAAGTacctctgctcctccgcccAGCGGCGACGTTGGGGCTTGCCTAGCGTGGATGAAGTCCCATATCCGCATGCTCCCTGAATTTGTCGGGGGGgctgttgattttggggctttggccGCGGTTA GACGTTAG